The Zingiber officinale cultivar Zhangliang chromosome 2A, Zo_v1.1, whole genome shotgun sequence genomic sequence GACCAGTTCAggatttaggcaagataataatGAAAACAGTACTGGAAAATAGTTGTGTAAATTTACAAGGGGTGGGGTgcccttttgataaaaaattaaagtGTGGCTCCCTTTTGACGATTTGGAAAAAAGcgcccttttgatttttgccctaTTATAAACTAGAAagttgtaataataaaaaaaaacatagactAGAAACGACAATGGAATGCAAGCATAATACTCACATTCAGGTAAATAAGACTTACTGAGATAAGGGAGCACACATTGACAATCCCTAGAAACGACAATGGAATGCAAGCATAATACTCATATTCAGGTAAATAAGACTTACTGAGATAAGGGAACACACATTGACAATCCCTTCAACCTCTTCATTGCCTTTTAGGTGGTGGATATAGATAGCAACATGAAAACATGACATTTTCTATGATCAGGTTTTCATTGCCTTTTAGGCGGTGGATATAGATAGCAATATGAAAACATGGCATTTCCTATGTTCAGGTTTTCACAGCCTTATAGGTGGTGCATTGGTTGCATGGAAACAAAAGAAAATTGACACTAGACTAAGTGACAAATTAAATCTCTTGTGTGAGCTTCTCCATGTGGTGCATCAACAATACACGATAAACTAAAGAAAGGATAAGGAATTCACTCAACGAGTGTCCTATGATCGACATGGCTTATCAGTAGCATGCAAACATCATAATTGGAAGTAGAGGAAAAGAATACAAAGAAGCAAGAATATTTAGAACAGTAATGTACAAAGCAATATGTTGCTTGAATCAAAGGAAAATTTGATTGAAGTTGATCAAAAGCGCTAGTTGTAATTTGGCTAAAGCTAGGTTGGCTGAGCATGGGAAGTTGACATTGGTGTTCAACCACGTTGATGTAGGGAAGACCAGATTTAGAGGGAAGCAACAGGGAGAGTGTAATAAGAAGGCAGGAGCAAACTTAGCGGTGTTGTGTGATGAAGCAAGTTTCTCGATCATGTATAGGAGAAGCTGCCAATGGAGGTCATGCTTGAGCAGGATAAGAAGCATAGGAGATAACTGTTCAAAATCAATGGTTGTCACTCAGCAATTGCTTTCTCTACTCAATAGTAGGAGATGTCCTCGTATCACCTTGCTATTCATGATGAGAGGAGAGAAGACAATGTGGTTCACAGATGAGGAAACAAAGTAACATGGGATCTTTGTTCCACAAAGGGCACTATTTACACACGATGACAATGGACAAAGCTTGTAAATACATAAGGATTCTTTACTCATGGATACACTTGGAAATACAACTCTGGGACATGCATAGTCAGTTGCTTGTCACTGCCTGAGTTTGTGTGGCTTGTTCGAGGGGATAGCTGACTGTTGATGAATGCTTAGGAATAGTGGATTACCACCTAGTTATGCAGGCAGGAAGCAGATATAAATCACATTTGAAGTCTTAGGGGAAAAAAAGGATAGGTTTATCTACTTGAACTAACTCACACAGTCGAAACAATGGGGATTGCTTGCAGGACGCAATGACTCGGCAGCATGCGGATGGTGCAGGGTTTGTGCTTGCTGATGAGCAGTTTGGATTAAGTCAAGATAGATTTCACTTAGGTGGTGTTTAATACAAGTGATTTCCATCAAACCATCCTTCTTGATGTGCCATGCGGtgatttgaaaattgattttaataagTCAAGATAGCAAATAATAAGCTATCATGTGATCATGTCTCACTCAGCATCTCACTCTTGCTGATAGCATTGATAGTAATGTTTATGGCTACGTGGTGGCATTGATGGCTTCTTTGTCAATTGCAATTGGGCTTCTCCCAAGTTAACTTCATACTGATATTCTCTGAAAATGTAACCTGAATAGCTCACAATGAAGTCTTTTATGAACGAGATAATCACATCAAGTTTTGTGGCCATTTCAATTATCAATCTGTTTGAAAAAGCACTCTATATGAACCTGCCATATTACCTCTTCTAACCAACTTATTGACCTTTTCACTAAATTACATCCTCATCCTTGCCCTTCTCAATTCTATACTCAAAACTCTTGTTTCTATTGCTACTCATCTTAAGTTTGTGCAATGATGTCAATGGATGTATGAACTCATGCTAGTGAGTATGAATAAGCCGTGGAAATATATATTGTATTGCTAATCAAATGAGTTGAGGATATACATTAGGGATATACAGATTCATAATGTTAATTTAGTTCTTATGCAGACAAAAAAACTTATAGACTAAGTAGattcaaaaacttatttgttttctTTCATGGTATTAGAGAGTTGACCATGAGTTTAAACTTCTCTCTTGCAAATCTTCATAATATTTCCCTACTACTTCCATGGTTCTACTTTCTTGAGCTAGTCTTTCCTttcattattttttactttttagtaACTTATTCATGGTCTTAATCCTCGTCCAACTTAGCCCTGAGGTTGCATGTTACTTAGATATGGTTACATGTATCCAACATATGAACTGTTCTAGTTATCCTGCATAGTTAGttctagaaattttttgggatcgTTCCTAGCATGTTAAGTTTTTGGAATAACAATAGCTCAGTTAAGTCATAATAATTGTAGGTCAGCGCAGAAAAAAGGATAGCAGACAAACCAAAACAACCAAATTATACTCTTAGCTTCACCCCATTCGAATCACTGCTGATCCAAAATATGTCAACTCTTGCCATCATGATTGATTCAAAATTTCCTCGGCTTATTACATATAATATGGAGGTGTGTACATACGTCTCCCCTAATATATATCATGGTGCAATTAAATGTAAGCGTTATAATTAGAAATCTTTCAGCTTCTTGAGGAGGTTTTGTTAAACCATGGCATATTTCTGGGTCCAACTGCGGGCTGTAGACCCATATCTTAAAGGGTCATTCTTGCACATATGCGCAATCTCAGGTACAAGTGGATCATCTGGGTTTGGGTCTGTGAGCAGTGAACATATGGAGAGCAACACCTACAATATCCAATTATGAAAACATAGGTTAACTTTACTATAGTATGATCAAACTTAATGCTTATAACTAAACTTGGTGTTTTTGCTCTTCCTTTTGACCTTTGAAATGGTGAGAGCTGGACTCCATTGATCCTTGAGTATGTCCAGGCAAATGTTGCCATTGCTGTTGATGTTTGGATGGAAGACCTTTGTTTTGAATGCTACCTTCAGATAAGAACCAGCAAACTCACAGATGCATCTCTGAATTAGGATTCtaaaatatatgttttttttatacCTTTGGGGGCTTGAATGGATAGTCTGGAGGAAAGTGAATGGTGACCAGGAAGAGACCACCAGCATAGGGACTATCATTAGGTCCCATAATTGTAGCTTGCCAGTGATACATGTCATCTGCTACAGGCCCTGAGAACATTATATAGTTCATTACTTTCTttttagagagagagagagagagttttcaTTTATCAGAAAGGCACCAAAATACCTGCACTGCAAGAAGTTGGGGGATCTCTCTGCAGGTCCTTGAGCTCCTTGATGATTCTCCTCAAGGCCATGGCTTCACCGGATGAGGAGACAACTGTTTTCCTTTGTTAATTGTTTGATCCTGGGCTGCTTCAGCTTGAGGTGAGGCAGGAACTACTGGCTTTACTTATATAACAAGGTATGGACTGTCCATGATATCTGTGGGTGGAGAATTTAGGTTGACAATTTGTGTTATCACAAAACGACATTTTTGTCGTGTTAATTGTATCATAATGTGGCATATTAATCATATTATCCAGATAGTcttaatagagaccgtggaatgAGGGCTGAGCATTGGATGCTTTGGTTAGTGCACCACAGAAAGAAAGCAGGAATCTGGAATCATGACAATATCTTTTTGGAGGCATATCTTGACCAAAGGGAACTACTATGTCAACTTTATTTTGGACGGCCACCATTTTGATAGGATTATTCAGACTGGTCTAATTTTTAAGATCAGAACTTTAGGGGTATCAGAACCCACAACACCTTGTTCAATTTGGCCCATAATTGACTCCAATTAGGGTTTCTTCTTTTCCGTCAAAAAAACCATTCAACTCAAACTTCAAATTGTATAGCCCATGGAATCAAACTTTATTGAAAAAAGAACAAAGAATACAGTTTCAATTGCCTTTCTTTTACTTGAGAAAGATGAGTAGATTCCACAAAAAGAATGGATGATAGCAAATGCTTTTTTTCAAACAAAGAACACGAATCTGAGGATGGGACCATGATGGTAATGTCAAAGGTTGATCTATTAACAAATAGGGTGAATTTTGGTTGGTTAGGTATGGAAATTCGTTTCAATATAGAACTTGATGAGAACTTGTGTGTAAAGTGTATTTATTCTATGTGCTGCATTAGTTCTTTATTTTGTTCAAATTAttcttctttttaattttattttaagaaaaactaaacatgcaTTCCCGTGAGCTTTGGATTATGATCTGATCTAAATAAACAGAACTTAAGGATACCCATAGTTAAAAGTTATGCATAAAATTCtaaagtagattttttttttcatttcaatattttatcTAATTAACTTTGATTTAATGCAATCCAGTTAACATAAACTAAGGAAGGGAGCCTAAAGTTAACATGAACTAAATTTATAATCCCGGCAATTCACTAATAATGCGTTGATGAGATTGTACGAGGATTTAAATGCATTGAAAACATTtaacaaaattctaaattcttcaaaattcttaaacacACGAGGAAAGCGATTGCAAAGAACACAAGATCATATATAGTAAATGGCTTCAACAATACCTGCTGCAAAATTTAGCAACAAAATTCTGATAATTTATTTCCACATAATATTGTCTTTGCGATGAAATCATGGAATACATAATAAGATCCACACTGGTGACTTTAAATAGTAGGACAAAAACATGACTTGATGAGATTAATGTAAGTCATATTTAGAGTTTCATGATTCAGTCTTTAGGTAAAAACACAAGCACTACATTCATCACAGGATTTCGATGGTCTAAAATACAGTAATCTAATAACACCATGTTTGTGCAAATAAGGATCAAACAACATTCCTTTAGACATTAACACGAACTGATCATATTAAAGTACATTTTCAACAGGTCAGTTACAAATCATCACAAGTCAAAATGAAGCCAAATAACCTGTTCTCCCAGAAAGCAGCGACCTTTGTAAATCATACGTGACTGCTAGACTTCCAAAACATGAGTTTCTGCAGAAAGATATCCTCAACCCTTTTTTGCAAGCTCAATGGTCACAAAATTGAGCAAGTCTTTTGTTGCTTTTTCTTCTTCCTGTTTTTCTTGGGTGGTTGAAGTACAACCTTGATGGCTTGATCAAACACCGCTTTGACATTCTACACAGAGCATTTAGCAAGATACAATTATAAAAGATGAACAGAAAAAACAAAACTGGATGAAATTTGACCAGAATATATACTTGTTGAGTCTTTGAACTGCACTCAATGTAAGCAGCAGCACTTATTTGCTTCTTTAGTTCCTCTCCCTACAGTCAACTGTGGTAAGCAAAAGATGCACGTCGAAAGTATGAAACGAAGTCATAGAATTAGCTACCATATTTTACCTGAGTGGTACTTATGAGAGATGCGCCAGGATGGTCGATAAAGAACTGTTTGTCATCACGAAGATCTGCAAACACACCCACCACAGTTAAGGCAACATGAAAAGTTGTCAAATGgaacaagaagaaaaaataacTCTAGTTGAtaattttcctgcatatgggtaACTTAGTTTCAGACACAATTATCAAATGCAAACCAGAATGGCCAGTCTGGTCGGAAAAAACTAGACCCAGATCCTAGTCCAATCTGATTCTCTAATCAGAAGGGGAATGTAAGCCACCTGGCCAAAAACTGAACCAACCAACCGATTTTATCGTAAGTCCAAAAATAACCTTTTATCACTCCATGCTAGAGGGTTAAAATGGCAATTTTATGAACTAAAACCACACACCAGTAAAGCTAAACTAATCTCCTCCATTCTCTTGCCACATGCACACCATGCCCTCCCAGCTTCTCTCTCGTCATCCCACAGTCGGTGTTGCACCATCCGACATGAACACCGTTAACTATTGCACTGCTGATAGAGCCACACTCTCATCTCTCTCTTATCTCCTGTATTTGTGTTTCTCTCAGATAGCCACTATTGTGGATCTTACACAACTGCCGGCTTGAACCCACAAAACAGCTGCAGCCATAACATTCTTCTCCAGCCCACACCATATTAGTAACCTTCTTCTCCAGCTACTGTTCCTTCTCTTCGTCCGCACTCACAAATCACAATACAAGTTCTCTTCTCTAGTGATGGGACCTCTTCTTCTGTCATGATGCATCCGCCTGCATACAGTCGTAGTTCATCTACTACGCAGGCCCCAATTccaatttattgattaaaagaaTACTTTAATCAATAAAAATACCAAGTTACACTTGAGTGAAAATTAGTAGATACTTCAGTAGCTTGGATTGCCTATGGTTAGTAATATTCACTGGCAAGAGATCAGGATGAATTAGGTGTACACCAAGTTATCTACAAACTCCACTTGATTTCTTCGAACACAATGGATGATCGAGGGAAAAGTCAGTAAGATTCTCATTTTGCATATTGATTAATCACTGACTCAAGCGAATGAATCAGAAAGCAATTATTGAACTAATCTTGAATAGAAGATGGATACACACAACAGGTAAGAGGCTTTAAAGTAATTAAGTCACGGAATCTCATGCAAACAATATCTAGCAAATAACCAAACTGCAAATACAGAATGTAACAATCAAATATATCATAAAATCATTCATTACCAAGCTTTGTGCCAACAAGAATTATGGGGACACCAGGTGCATAGTGCCTCAGCTCAGGAATCCACTGAAAATACAAATTGAAAATGGGAAAAATGAAATCAAAGAttcactaattttaaaaattgaaaagatATATCTCTAATCATTATACAACCTTCTTGGCCACATTTTCATAGCTGGCTTTACTGATGAGAGAAAAGGCAAGCAAAAAAACATCTGCTCCTCGATAGCTCAAAGGCCTCAATCTATTGTAGTCCTCCTGACCTATTCAATCTAAGTGTCTTATTATACCACTACCATTTAAGAGAAAGAAAGAGAATGCATCAACAAAGAGATATAATGACAGACTTCTAGTATACCTGCAGTATCCCACAAACCTAAGTTGACTGTGTTTCCGTCCACCACTACATTAGCACTGAAATTGTCAAACACTGTCGGAACATAATCCTGCTCAAAAGATTAAGGGCGTAAGTAGCTCTGAAGGTAGTTTTAATTATATCCTCATATCTTCTCAGACAAGCTTACAACaataaaaagttaaattaaaatcaattgtCAATCAAGTTATCCACATTATCATTTCCAAACAACAAAAGAAAGCagatgaaacacttaatcaataAATCATATTGCCCAAATTTCAATCATGGCAAATGCATGTGTTTAGAGGAAGCATGGCCCTTACAATCTAGCCACTTTTCCTTCAAATATAACAGAAGAATTAGAATACTGATATTTTAGATAATTAGATCCTCTTTTAAGGCCCTCTTGATGCATATAGAAAAGAAATGTACTGATGCTTCAGTAagcattaaaaaaatctaaaaaggcATCATGGTTAAGCTAATcataacct encodes the following:
- the LOC122042654 gene encoding rac-like GTP-binding protein 5, which translates into the protein MSASRFIKCVTVGDGAVGKTCMLISYTSNTFPTDYVPTVFDNFSANVVVDGNTVNLGLWDTAGQEDYNRLRPLSYRGADVFLLAFSLISKASYENVAKKWIPELRHYAPGVPIILVGTKLDLRDDKQFFIDHPGASLISTTQGEELKKQISAAAYIECSSKTQQNVKAVFDQAIKVVLQPPKKNRKKKKQQKTCSIL
- the LOC122042655 gene encoding ubiquitin-conjugating enzyme E2 5B-like, whose product is MALRRIIKELKDLQRDPPTSCSAGPVADDMYHWQATIMGPNDSPYAGGLFLVTIHFPPDYPFKPPKVAFKTKVFHPNINSNGNICLDILKDQWSPALTISKVLLSICSLLTDPNPDDPLVPEIAHMCKNDPLRYGSTARSWTQKYAMV